TGTAACCATCACTTTCTACAGTTAGCATTTACATTGTAAGGGCCATCTCAGTCTGACACTTTGATGAGTAAAATAATATTACACAAATTCCTCTGAATCACTCAAATTATAGTGAACTATTGTTCACTAATGAAATACTTTGTGACTGTGTTAGCTAAAAATTATGACTCTTGGGAATCAGAGTCATGGTATAGAAATATTGCTAACAAAAACAGATGATCAGTAAAACTTAGCACTCGAATCAAAGTTGCAGTTAATACTTGTTAAATGGGTCTAGTAGAACCCATTATTAGTCTAGATAGGTCTGGATTCTCTTGCTTTACCAATCATCCCATTTATTTACTAATAAATGCGCATAACCTATTCACCTTATTTATTCCCTTCATACCTTCACCATGGAAGTAGTACATTCCTACCTTTCCTCTACTAGACTGTGGTTCTCACGTTATCAAGGAAtggggaaagagaggaaagggtgGAGgtggtttacttttctttttattccagaTGCAAGTGGATGACCAGCTCACTAGCTGCATTTCTGGTGCCAATTCTCTAAAACGGAGACCCTGTCCAGCTTTGAGACCCGAAGTTAAGACCTTCCAACACATCAAAACCATGGTGGAAATTTCTCCTCCACAGTAACAAAGTTTACACAGAAGAGTAACAGTTCCAGAGTTAACAGTAATGACCCGACAGGAGCTCAGGCTTTATCTCAAAAGAACTTGGTTGTAACATAAATTCACTtaagaattaagaagaaaaattcatGGCACTGAAGCCAACTAGGTTAATTAGGTGTAGCAGCTTATGTTTCACAGGCCTTCCTACATTTAGAGGTCATCACAAGAGCTGGGATAAGAGTAGATGAGGAtgattttattacaaaataattgtttataaatgaaagcatgaaatgtgaaaaattaaatacattattcaGGAAGAATAATGAGTGCCTTCATTTAGCTAAAGTTGAATGTAAAAGTCAATTTGCACTTCTTTATAATAATACTCTTGTTTATAATTATGAATTATAAAAGCCTTGATGATTTTAGCTTAATTATATTTCAGGTACCCTGAAGAGGTCAATGGATTCTACATTGCATTACCTTTAAGCATAATTCTTTATAATactaaatgttcttttttcttctttttggaagaAAGACTACTGGAAAACATGCAGAATAAATTATGCATTCATTTATGTCATAATtacaaaccaaaataaattactattaaaacagtttaatatatcttttttcaGAGAACTCTTGATGTCAGTAAACTTTCACAGTCCTATACTTATATTTTAGCATTTGGGAACTTGGAACTtcacaagaaatgctaaaagcCTAGTAGataaattaatcattttatttaaatgtcatgGTACCAAAATTTCAAAGTAATTATTTAGtactctaaatataaaataactgtaGATCTTAAAGGATATAGTCAAATTTGAAATCAGAATGCAATCTTTGAGCAAGCTATTAGGGCTTAGAGAGTCTTCTTCCATTTTGAGCTTTTAAAATAGTGACTGTATTTAAGAAACAAAgcagttttttttaatactacTTAAATTCCAGGTATGGTTTCAAATAGTCATACATTCTAATGTAGGGTAAATAAGTTGGGAGAAAAAGAACCATTgatacataatatttaaaataggaggCTTCACGTTATTGTAAATATTTCTCTTCTGAGAAGACAAGAtacatgatttttcaaaaatcacaaaTCTGAAGCAGGACTTAGTTGCTGACTTCAATTATAGCCTGGGACTGGCAACTTCTGCCCCTCTTTGGCTTCaaaaaaagtataagaaagaGTGATGAGATCAACATTCACCATTCTTGGATCTTCAGCAAATTCAGGATCAATGTAGAAAAACACTGGCATATCTACTTCCTCTTGTGGATTAAGCCTTTGCTCTTCAAAACAGAAGCACTAGAAGTTATAGAAAggtattcatttattaatatttctattttactatatataataaaaactaatGCTTCATTTATTGGCTTTAATAAGGATACTGTTAATTATAATCTATAAATTCTGTGATAGAATCTTTCACCTCCGATTGAGTTTTGCTTTAAGGATTGAGAACGAGCaaattcttctcattttaaaagcaGATATTCACACGGTTTGGCTCTCAAGCTCTGCACAGCTATTATAAGCAATGGAAAAACAATTTGAAGTTTAGAAAAAAGGAACTTTCAAAAATTAGTacctattaaaaaaatactgcagtAAATTTAGTACGAAACAACTTTATATACTTTTATCACATTCTcatgtctgcatttttttttttgcattttaaaatatgttttacctgtattttattgaaatactgtCCAGCTTCAAATGGTACAACATTGTATGTAGAAATTCCAATTACTGGTTTGTCAGTAGGATTCTTAGCTTTATAAAACGCCAGTGCAGTCTCTCCTGGCACCACctgttttaaggaaaatatatcttttcagcactttaaatttcactctccttctttccttattttcatttcagaCCATAATGCCTAATCTAATGTCAAGGGTCAGCAAAATAAACTGAACACTACCCACGGACATCTGATTTTCTGATGTTACTTGGCATATATCAGTGAAGAACCAATGCACTATAATGTACCCTTAGTTATGGATCATCCTATTGTATGTCCAAAGTTTTCAAGTGAGATctgcaaatgtttttaaaaatgtatccaaaggagttctcgtcgtggctcagtggttaacaaatccgactaggaaccatgaggttgcagggtcgatccctggccttgctcagtgggttaaggatccggtgttgccgtgagctgtggtgtgggttgcagacgcggctcggatcccacattgctgtggctctggcgtaggctggtggctacagctccaattagacccctagcctgggaacctccatctgctgcaggagcagccctagaaaggcaaaaagacaaaaaataaaataaaaaataaacaaacaaaatgtatcCAAGAACAAGTCTAACTTCTTAACCCTTATCCCTGAATATCATTATATGATTGATTAGATTCTTTTTAGAAAAGGTTACCAACCTTAGTTTACAGCCAGAGTAAATTAAATGTATAACTGACAGAATAGAACTTTTATTTAACCAAAAAGcactaatactttttaaaaatattctttatatatatagaataacAGATAAACTGCAAAGCTTTAAAAAAGTCAATTTCCAAAGGATGCTGTCACATGTACTGATTTAGCCACTAATACTTAATATACCACTATGTGATTGGAACTAATATTCAGAACTATATTCAAAACCTCAATTattggagttaccgtcgtggcgcagtggttgacaaatccgactgggaaccatgaggtcgcgggttcaatccctgcccttgctcagtgggttgaggatctggcattgccgtgagctgtggtgtgggtagcagacgtggctgggatcccgcgttgctgtggctgtggctgtggctgtggccactggctacagctccgattcgacccctagcctgagaacctccatatgccacaggagtggcccaagaaaaggcaaaaaaaaaaaaaccctcaattatTACAGTCAGTCAGGATTACTAACCTGGGTAAGATTGATAGTGGTTTTCCAATAAGCGTTAACAATTGAGCTTTTCTCGCTATACCTCAATTCATGAGATAATTTCAGTTAAATCCTCTAGGATTCCATTAGTCAAGATTTTAGGAGACCTTTAAGGTGTATAGTCTTTCTGAAGTAGAACATGACTATTTAGTATCAAGTAGAATGTgactatttactattttttaagggactaggatttttttttttttttttgtctttttgctatttcttgggccactcccgcggcatatggagattcccaggctaggggtctaatcggagctgtagccaccctgtagccaccggcctacgccagagccacagcaacgcgggatctgagccacgtctgcaatctacaccacagctcacggcaacgccggattgttaacccactgagcaagggcagggactgaacccgcaacctcatggttcctagtcggattcgttaaccactgcgccacgacgggaactccgtggggTATTTTTTATGTAAATCAGTAAACTAGTTTTCACTGTAACTACTGATTTTCAACGTATTTCCTATCATCCATACCTCAGGTAAAGCCAACTACAAAGCAGGACAGCTGCTTCTACTCTCGAAATTAGTGACCAGAGAACTTCTTAGTGAACACTTAATATGCTCCTAATAAATATATGACATTTTCCATTGTTCCAAACTAACTTTTATTATAATGCCATGTAACTTAAAACGTTAAAAGTATACTCTGTTGCATTAGTCACTGTCAAAAAGTAGTGTGCGGGAATAAAAGAATGGAATCTGTCAGTATTTTGAAATTAAGTTTAGATGAGTATTTCCCAAATCATGAAATAGTAAGTGATGTAAGAATTTTTACATGGAAcaaagtaatcttttaaaaactgctttaatCGCTTACGTATATTTCTGTTTGCTGAGGTCTAAAGTTCCACTGGAGACTTGCATGCACATCTGCATTAAAGGTGACTTTAATGATGCGATCCTTAACAGGTACCATGTTTTCAATCTGGTCTGATGCATGACCTGCTACTGCTGATCCTCCAAGTCCAGTAGTCTAGAAAAAGATATAAAGGTATAATATGCTGAACAGTAATACcacagattggagttcccatcatggcgcagtggttaacgaatctgactaggaaccatgaggttgcgggttcgatccctggccttgctcagtgggttagggatccagcgttgccatgagctgtggtgaaggtcacagacagggctaggatctaatgtggctgtggctgtggcgtaggccactggctacagctctgattagacccctagcctgggagcggccctagaaaaggcaaaaagaccaaaaaaaaaaaaaaaaaaccaccaaaacccACAGATTTAGGTGCTGATGATCTATTTATTGGatgaaacaaaatttcaaaaacaatttaATAATCCAGTAGGATCCAAGTTAATACACTGTCACCCACCATTCCCTAAGAATATGCCAATGGTTTAACCACATTTTGAGTGTCAAGGGCCTGTATTTGTTAAAGtcatttgttaaatgatttttcagTAATAATTTGGTTATCTGACATAGTCAAAATGAATCACTTGGAAGAGAACAGACTCTCATAGATAGAGTTTGAAATTTTTAGCTGAACTTTTCATTAAACATAATTCCTTTATTGCTGGTATTTAATATCAACtattattaagagaaataaaatttaccCACAACCCTGTCACTTCAATAAGATGatttaaataattccattttccaCATTCCTCTCTGGTCCTTTTCCATATCATAACTTTTTAGAGCACAGGTAGGTTTCTAGCTTCACTTCTGTAGTCTTCTTTCCTCAAGTATCATAAGTATTTTTCCATGTTGGTAAATGTTTTTGTAAAatcttttttctgtaattttttagtGTAGTACAGCTTTATGTAGATATCACTAATTAAGCAGAGACTTGATCTTTTTGGCCACTGAATCAACTAATCATAAGGCATCATAATAATCTGTCTTGACATTTCTTGTCTATCTTCATTGCCATTAATTATTTCCTTACCAGAGATGCTTAAAAAATCCTTACCTCCAGTGTCATCATTCTTCTGAAGGCTGAGGTTGCCAGAATTCTGGTTTCCTGATAATTTATCTGTTActaaactaggaaaaaaatactaaCTTTGAGGCTAGGGAAGACTCCCAGCAAAATATAGTATTACTATCTGGCCTTGTTACACAGTCAGCTAGCTTCACTAAACTGCCATGCAATATTACCAAATGACATTATGTCCCTACAAGATGCATCAGAGGGCAAGCCTTTATTTACCTATAAGTACATTCTTCTACTCAAGAGAGATATAATgcttaaattttaagatattacTCTATTTCCTGAATAATCTGAGTTACTTGAAGAAagattctttaacattttttaacagGCAGTCtttgaatatctatttttcaaatttgttagTGTGATGATTTGAGAAATTAAACATAGAAAAGggcagtgaaaagaaaatgtcctGTACTTCAGTCTAATTTCTTTCACTAACTAGCTCCAAAACTAAATAAATCTTACTTTAAGCTACACTTTCCATGCTCATAAAATGAGCTCAATGTGGTTTATATAATCCCTTATTTTTGGCTCTAAAGTTCTGTGATTCTGAAAGTGAAAGAGATGCTTTTGCAGAAATGGCACTACTGGACATCTAACTGTGATTTAAGTTCAGGATCACAAATTACAATTGttgggaattcctactgtggcccagcagaaatgaatctgactagtatccacaatgATGCAatttccatccctagccttgctccaCCATggtaaggatccaccattgccatgagctgtggtgtaggctgcagatgcggctccactccaacgttgctgtggtgtaggccagcagctgtagctccgatttgacccctagcctgggaatatgctgtgggtgtggacttaaaaaagaaaaagaaaaaaaaatacagttgtttTTACTTTCCTGCCCTGTACTTTGATACTTCTGCATGAAATATTGTCATTCACTtcagctgggggcagggcttcTCAATCTTGGCACTAATGCCATTTTGGACAGGataattctttacttttttttttttttttgtggggtgggGAAATGGGTCTGTTATCTGCAGGGTTGgaggtttagcagcatccttagcctctacccactagataccAGTAGAGATCTCCCCTCTAAAATGGTACATattcactgaagaataaaatcaacCACCCATCTTCTTACACCATCCCTCCATGGTTTGGGCTGAACTACACTTGCTGTTTTAGATTCAGTTATGCTTATTATTTAACCAACTGGTAGCTTGGGGATTCATCCTTGGTCCAGGCTGCCCTCTGATGAAAATTAATTCACATTCTATGCTCATCCTCCAGAAATCAAGCTACTGCACTTTCCCATATAAATGCTGATATTAAGAGACTGAAAAGTCCTTTAGATTTCTGCTGTTTCAGTCATtatcaaaaacaaaggcaaaagttAACCTTCATAGGGACAGGGGAAGTAAGCCAGGTATTAACAACTGTAGCAGGAAAAAGCAGTTAACCAGTGACTCCCAAACGCTTCTGCACACTGGAATCCTTTAAAGAATTACTAATGTCTGAGTCCCACTTGATTTAATTGGTTAGGGATGTGACCTGGGTGTCAGGATTGTGAAAAGCTCACTAGGTGATTCCCATGTACAACAAAGTTTGGAAACCACtatcattcattcactgaatgaACCCAATGTGTAGCTCTCCTTTATggcatgtttttaaaacaaatttccgGCCCCTATCCAAGTATCCTAATCAAAATCTCTGGGGTAGGGGGGCCCTGACAGGTTTACTTAAGAAGCTCCATCCGTGAGCCTAATGCCTAGACAAAGCAGCAAACAACTATTTAAGAActtaggagaggagttcccatcttggcgcagcagaaacaagtctgactaggaaccatgagatttcaggttcgatccctggcctcattcagtgggttaaggatctggcgttgccatgagctgtggtgtaggtggctgaagaggctcagatcctgtgttgctgtggtgtaggctggcagctgtacctccgatttgacccttagtctgggagcctccctatacctcaaatgcagccctaaaaaacaaaacaaaacaaaaaacaaagaacttagGAGAAGAGGTGAAGTCTGCGCTTGTGGTTGGTTCTCAAACATTAGTTTGCATCAAAATCTGCTACAGAAATTGTCAAAACACTGACTGCTGGACCCTGCCCacagagtttgtttttgtttttaaaggccacacccctgctgcataaggaagttgcagggccagggatctaatcctgAGCTGCAGCataaagccacagctgtggcaatgctgtatccttaacccactgagccagctgGGGATGGAATCCGTGCCTTCGCAGCCACCCGAACCATTaccaccagatttttaacccactgcactacagtgggaactcccagagttcaaCAGTTCTGGGGTTGGACCCAACAATTTGCATTAAAGTTCCCCTCCTAGATAATGACGCTGATGCCCACTGAACTTTGCAAATGACTGCACTAGAGTGTCTGATCTAAAAGGTAAGGACTTTACAGTTACCTATTAATAAGGGAGAAACGCCTCGCAGTCCTAATTCGCACTCGTGATAGATAAAAAGTTACTCCCAGGTGAAGTATGAGCAGCAAGCATACTCCCATTCTGTcaacctttgcacagaaaataTAGTGGTTTACAGAATGAATATAAGAACATAAATTACATTTGAAAAGCTGGCACGTGTGTGAGCAGGAGGAGCATAAAGCAGATTGCCAGATACCAGAGTATAGGCTGCAAGCCTTTTCGATGGTGTAGCTGAGATCGAGAGATTTCACTGGGCAGTGGGGTATAGGCACGGTCACTCCAAGAGCTCAGATTCCACTGGTAGCTTTGTAACTAACTTCtttggtgaccttgggcaactaaGTCACTTTTTAAGGCCTGTTTCCTCTTTGGTGGATAATCTCGGACATCCCTCCAACACGACACGGTGAAGCATCGCTGTCTAGGGATCTGCCCTGCACCTCTGCCCCTCCCGAAGGGCCGCCCAGCGGGCAGCGCCGGCCCTACCTGGCAATAGAGCCGGTAAAGGGGCACGGCGGCGTAGGACGCCCCCAGCATGCCCACGGCCGCAGCGGCCACGTACGTGAGGACCGTCTTGTTCCGCCGCCGCCAATCCTCCTCCTGCTCGCGCGTGAAGGGGTTCGTACTCTTCGGCCGCCGGAGCGGCTGCACTGCCAGGCTTGGGCGCCTCCATGTCCCCAACCGCCTCAGTCCCCTCTCAGCACCTCCTGTGCCGCTCCTGCCGTGCCCGAGACACGGCTCTATCCTCTCCGCGGCCCTGGTCGGGGCCCCTAGGTGGCTCCAGGGCCAGCCGCAGAAAGCGACGCGGCTCCATCCTAGACGCCAGAGCCCTCCCATAGCCCCGGAACAGAACTCCCGCCTGTCAGGGGCAAGAAGCCAGATCTCGCGAGGCCTGCTCTATCTCGCGATCTCTGGGTCGAGCCTGCCGCTGCCTTGGCTACCAGGCTCCTCTGGTGGTGGCGCTTGTAGTCGGGCTACGGAGGCCGGGTTGCCGGGCGCCGGGTAAGTTCGCGTTTTGCTTCGTGACTGTTCCTCCTCCTTTGCCTCTCTCCTGTACTTACCTAACTTACTTTTAGGAAAACGGCGTGCAAGCCCATCATCCCACGGCTTTGGGTCAGTGATCTTCCTAACCTCCATCAGCCTTTGTCTCGACCTGGTGGCCCCAAGAGACTGCTGTCCCGCGCGCGGTCCTTTGAAGGGGGTACCCTGGTCGCAGGTCCGCTCTCTGCCCTGGACTCGGGCTCTAGGCTCACCTGTCCCAGGAAGGCTTCCGGTGTTTTAACCACAGACCACTGGAACACTCACGCATCTACACTTCCTCAGTCCTTGGGAATCGGCTTCTACTGCTCTGATGTCCCTAAACCGATTGCCCAGTGAAAATTAACCAGTTCAGGGGCGGGAGAGACGTTGtcaaatttggttttaaaagcaTAGTGACCAGGATATGAGGATCATGTAAAGAAGGATTGAAAGAAATGGGGATGTTTACCTTGGAAAAGAAGCGCATGGAGGATGTAAATAATAGTTTTCTTCAGTTGTCCTACAGGACAAACTAGGATCTGAGTGGGGCGGACCGCGCAGCTGATTTTGTTGTAATGGAAGGAAGCATCTTTCAAGGAACTATGTAAAATAGTGGTCAAGAGCTGAGATTCTGAAGTTGCACCGGTGTGGAGTCATACCTGGGCTCTCACTATGACCCTGTGTCCCTAGGGCAGTTATATGACCTCTTTAAAATCATGGCAGTAAGTAAGAATATGCATGTAAAGTGATTTTCACAGGTAAACATTTAGTAGGCTTTGCTGTAGATGTGCCGAGCAGATGTAAGTATCCccactttatggatgaggaagctgaagtccccagaagttaaatgacttggaCTGATACAGCATCTTATTTATTCTACTCTCTTGTGGGCCAGACATTATTCAACCTACTGGGGCTACAGCACAGAGAAAGTCAAAGAAGATCACTTCAGTTATGGAGTGTGTCCTTTCTCCAAGGGACTTTCAAGCaaataacatatacataaataagGGAATTTCAGTTAACAAGCAATACAGTGTAATTGACAAACAAAACGAGGGAAAGTAAGGGAAGGTCTTTCTGAGGATTTGACATTTGAGCCTAGTCCTGAGTGATGATAAGGAGCAGGCTACACAATGACAATTCCAAGCCATGCAGAGGCCCCAGACAAGCAAGAGTTAGTTACCATTGAAGAACAGAAAGGCCAGTGTGTTCCTACCATTGTGAGCAGGCAGGAAAAGTGGTAGGAAATGGGCCAGAGCAGGTATGCAAGAACCAGATAATAACAGCCTTTTAAGCCATGTccaagagtttggattttattctaagagtcattggaaacattgtaaatcaactataattttaaaaaataaaggagtaatAAGCTGTCAGAGTTTGAAGCATACAATGATATCTGattcacactttttatttttatttatttatttttttcctttgttagggtcttacctgcagcatatggaagttcccaggctaggggtcaaatcagagctgtagctgctggcctacactacaccacagcaatgccagatctgagcctcatctgtgacctattccacagctcacagcaatgctggatccctcacccactgagcgaggccaggggtccaacccgcatcc
The Phacochoerus africanus isolate WHEZ1 chromosome 14, ROS_Pafr_v1, whole genome shotgun sequence DNA segment above includes these coding regions:
- the LOC125115301 gene encoding cytochrome c oxidase assembly protein COX11, mitochondrial; translated protein: MGGLWRLGWSRVAFCGWPWSHLGAPTRAAERIEPCLGHGRSGTGGAERGLRRLGTWRRPSLAVQPLRRPKSTNPFTREQEEDWRRRNKTVLTYVAAAAVGMLGASYAAVPLYRLYCQTTGLGGSAVAGHASDQIENMVPVKDRIIKVTFNADVHASLQWNFRPQQTEIYVVPGETALAFYKAKNPTDKPVIGISTYNVVPFEAGQYFNKIQCFCFEEQRLNPQEEVDMPVFFYIDPEFAEDPRMVNVDLITLSYTFFEAKEGQKLPVPGYN